In one Fodinicola acaciae genomic region, the following are encoded:
- a CDS encoding Clp protease N-terminal domain-containing protein, with amino-acid sequence MDDLPALADLVAIADQADTPLERLAVAERLAGQLAHLGDRLVGYYIEQARAEGLSWADIGAHVGVSRQAAQQRYTPRWSSLTLADLAQSGALSRLTERTRAALGHAERFARKEKAAAVDARHLMRGILENRQTLAVKALQALGVDLAALRSVLTSPARGVSSPTDLPIDVAARRAMEASVAEALEFGHNYVGTEHLLLALLKDPTIAEPLAAYGVTIESTRSVVRDLLRR; translated from the coding sequence GTGGACGACCTTCCTGCGCTGGCCGATCTGGTGGCGATCGCCGACCAAGCCGATACGCCGCTGGAACGGCTCGCCGTCGCCGAACGGTTGGCCGGACAGCTGGCGCATCTCGGCGATCGCCTGGTCGGCTATTACATCGAGCAGGCGCGGGCGGAAGGCTTGTCATGGGCCGATATCGGCGCCCATGTCGGGGTCAGCCGGCAGGCGGCACAACAGCGCTACACGCCGCGCTGGTCCAGCCTCACTCTCGCCGACCTCGCACAGTCCGGCGCACTCAGCCGGCTCACCGAGCGTACCCGCGCCGCTCTTGGCCATGCCGAACGGTTTGCCCGCAAGGAAAAGGCTGCCGCAGTGGACGCGCGGCACCTCATGCGCGGCATCCTGGAAAATCGGCAAACCCTTGCGGTGAAGGCGCTGCAGGCTCTCGGCGTCGATCTGGCCGCCTTGCGGTCCGTTTTGACGTCACCTGCACGAGGTGTGTCATCGCCGACCGACTTGCCGATCGACGTTGCGGCTCGGCGTGCCATGGAGGCGTCGGTGGCCGAAGCGCTGGAGTTTGGCCACAACTATGTCGGCACCGAGCATCTCTTGTTGGCTCTGCTGAAGGATCCGACAATCGCCGAGCCACTGGCCGCGTACGGCGTCACCATCGAGTCGACACGCTCGGTCGTACGCGACCTCCTTCGCCGTTAG